From a single Aquificaceae bacterium genomic region:
- a CDS encoding Ni/Fe hydrogenase subunit delta has protein sequence MRVGVFKFSSCDGCQLAFFELEEELLTLSEVLSIDYFLEASSSNRWGKFDLVFVEGSVSTPEEEERIRRIRENSKFLVAIGACAVSGGIQSARNFQDFPELYSSVYSQRYDVNPHSKPISDFVRVDLEIRGCPINRESLREVVVALLHGRTPQLPSYPLCLECKRRGNPCVVVAYGLLCLGPVTVAGCGALCPSYKRGCYGCYGPVEKPDLQALLEGYRRLGLSEETLRELLQVSFNGYNKSIREWL, from the coding sequence ATGAGGGTAGGAGTTTTCAAGTTTTCCTCTTGCGATGGCTGTCAGCTTGCCTTCTTTGAGCTGGAGGAGGAGCTATTGACACTCTCAGAGGTGCTGAGCATAGACTATTTCCTTGAGGCGAGCTCCTCAAACAGGTGGGGAAAGTTTGACCTTGTCTTCGTTGAGGGTTCTGTTTCCACGCCCGAGGAGGAAGAGAGGATAAGGAGGATAAGGGAAAATTCAAAATTCCTTGTTGCCATAGGAGCCTGTGCAGTCTCGGGAGGCATTCAGTCTGCAAGAAACTTTCAGGACTTTCCAGAGCTATACTCTTCTGTCTATTCTCAGAGATACGATGTCAATCCGCATTCAAAACCCATTTCTGACTTTGTAAGGGTGGACCTTGAGATTAGAGGGTGTCCAATAAACAGAGAATCTCTAAGAGAAGTCGTAGTTGCCCTCCTGCATGGCAGGACTCCACAGCTTCCTTCTTATCCCCTCTGTCTTGAGTGCAAGAGAAGGGGAAACCCCTGCGTGGTGGTTGCTTACGGGCTCCTTTGCCTTGGACCTGTTACGGTAGCTGGATGCGGGGCCCTCTGCCCCAGCTACAAAAGGGGATGTTACGGCTGTTATGGTCCTGTGGAAAAGCCTGACCTTCAGGCTCTTCTGGAGGGCTACCGCAGGCTGGGGCTTTCTGAAGAAACCCTAAGAGAGCTTCTACAGGTCTCCTTCAACGGCTACAATAAGAGCATAAGGGAATGGCTATGA
- a CDS encoding Ni/Fe hydrogenase subunit alpha, with product MKVRIDALTRVEGEGSLEVFLRNGRPESLRLSIYEPPRFIEGILRGKPYYVIPDITARICGICPVAYQMSGVQAVEDAFGVKIPEDVEKVRRLMYFGEWIQSHALHVFFLHLPDFFRVPSVLELSKVDRELVLAGMEIKRAGSLIIQTLGGRTSHPVSVVPGGFSHLPESLTSLKEVLEKALDKAMWATERLAELHFPELELSNVLFVSLLEEDYPILKGNIHLEGERISPRDFKDFFVEFEVPYSTAKHAMTKDGKVYVVGPLSRFNNAFERLSTLAREMATKVGLEPPVRNPYRSLLVRMIELVHSLERAVHMVREYRRPEVTRVKVVPKSSEGYGVSEAPRGILWHHYAFDEEGRILSADIVPPTSQNQRVMELVLWEFIRRQDSPTEELLRDQAEPIIRSFDPCISCATHFLRVNLKYA from the coding sequence ATGAAGGTCCGGATTGATGCACTCACCAGAGTGGAAGGAGAAGGAAGCCTTGAGGTATTCCTGAGAAATGGGAGGCCAGAGAGCCTGAGGCTTTCCATCTACGAGCCTCCTAGGTTCATAGAGGGTATCCTCAGGGGCAAGCCCTATTATGTGATACCTGACATTACTGCACGTATATGTGGTATATGCCCCGTTGCCTATCAGATGAGCGGTGTCCAGGCAGTGGAAGATGCCTTTGGTGTGAAAATTCCTGAGGATGTGGAAAAGGTGAGAAGGCTCATGTATTTTGGCGAGTGGATTCAGAGCCATGCCCTTCATGTCTTTTTCCTTCATCTTCCTGACTTTTTCAGAGTCCCTTCTGTCCTTGAACTTTCAAAGGTAGACAGAGAGCTTGTGCTTGCAGGTATGGAAATAAAGCGGGCGGGTAGTCTTATAATCCAGACCCTTGGTGGCAGGACCTCCCATCCCGTTTCCGTAGTGCCGGGAGGCTTCAGCCATCTTCCAGAGAGCCTGACATCCCTGAAGGAAGTCCTGGAAAAAGCCCTTGATAAGGCTATGTGGGCTACAGAAAGGCTTGCAGAGCTACACTTTCCAGAGCTTGAGCTCTCAAATGTGCTCTTTGTCTCACTCCTTGAGGAGGACTATCCCATCCTCAAGGGAAACATACACCTTGAGGGAGAGAGGATAAGCCCCAGGGATTTTAAGGACTTCTTTGTGGAGTTTGAAGTTCCCTACTCCACCGCCAAGCATGCCATGACGAAGGATGGAAAGGTGTATGTGGTGGGTCCTCTTTCACGCTTCAACAACGCCTTTGAAAGGCTTTCAACCCTTGCAAGGGAGATGGCTACAAAAGTGGGACTTGAGCCCCCAGTAAGGAATCCCTACAGGAGCCTCCTTGTGAGAATGATAGAGTTGGTGCACTCTCTGGAAAGAGCTGTCCATATGGTAAGGGAATACAGAAGACCCGAAGTAACGAGGGTTAAAGTAGTGCCAAAAAGCTCTGAAGGCTACGGAGTTTCTGAGGCTCCGAGGGGCATTCTCTGGCACCATTACGCCTTTGACGAGGAGGGCAGGATTCTCAGTGCGGACATAGTGCCACCCACATCCCAGAACCAGAGAGTCATGGAGCTTGTGCTCTGGGAGTTCATAAGAAGACAGGATAGCCCCACAGAAGAGCTCCTCAGAGACCAGGCAGAGCCCATAATAAGAAGCTTTGACCCATGCATATCCTGTGCCACCCATTTTCTGAGGGTAAACCTGAAGTATGCTTAA
- a CDS encoding biotin--[acetyl-CoA-carboxylase] ligase: MLKSLIWLEELPSTQDFLKEKNFPEGTVVVANRQTSGRGRLGRSWHSPEGGLYFSLSLPVGIRDEMTLPLVVAHSVAHYLKKLGFMPAIKWVNDVYVGGKKVCGVLTERLRERILLGVGINLNQESFPEWIDGASLRMLSGKTYQRVDFLLELLTYLEGDLKRLQQEGFGAFRKEIEERLLFKESEVILYTPEPLVGILQGIGEDGSLLLQTQDGLKSFSVGEITLRAF; the protein is encoded by the coding sequence ATGCTTAAAAGCCTTATCTGGCTTGAAGAGCTCCCCTCTACGCAGGACTTTTTAAAGGAAAAGAATTTTCCCGAGGGCACGGTGGTGGTAGCAAACAGGCAGACCTCCGGTCGGGGAAGACTGGGCAGAAGCTGGCACTCCCCAGAGGGTGGTCTATACTTTAGCCTTTCACTTCCGGTGGGAATAAGGGATGAGATGACCCTTCCCCTCGTGGTTGCCCACTCCGTTGCCCACTATCTGAAAAAGCTTGGCTTTATGCCTGCCATAAAGTGGGTCAACGATGTTTATGTGGGTGGCAAAAAGGTCTGTGGCGTGCTGACAGAGAGGCTCAGAGAAAGGATATTGCTGGGTGTGGGAATAAATCTCAATCAGGAGAGCTTTCCAGAGTGGATTGATGGGGCATCCCTCAGGATGCTTTCCGGGAAGACCTACCAAAGAGTGGATTTTCTCCTAGAACTTCTCACTTATTTAGAGGGGGACCTGAAGAGGCTTCAGCAAGAGGGTTTTGGAGCCTTCAGGAAAGAGATAGAGGAGAGGCTGCTTTTTAAAGAGAGCGAGGTGATTCTCTACACGCCAGAGCCTCTTGTAGGCATACTGCAGGGGATTGGGGAAGATGGAAGCCTTCTGCTCCAGACACAGGATGGTCTGAAGTCTTTCAGCGTGGGTGAAATTACCCTGAGAGCCTTTTGA
- the hisG gene encoding ATP phosphoribosyltransferase: protein MLRIALPKGRLFEESLELFLKRGIIDRGFEEGRRLSVRVGGYEFLLVKPSDVPVYVENGVADLGVVGRDVLLEKKPDLYVLLDLGIGFCKIVVAGKEEGRERYLKSSYLKVATKYPRITQEFFSEKGVRCKVIPLSGSVELAPIMGLSDFIVDLVQTGRTLKENNLVVVEEITTSTAMLVCNRASYRNMREEVMEILEKLL from the coding sequence ATGCTGAGAATAGCCCTACCAAAAGGCAGGCTCTTTGAGGAAAGCCTGGAGCTCTTCCTGAAGAGAGGAATAATAGACAGGGGCTTTGAGGAGGGAAGAAGGCTCAGCGTAAGGGTGGGAGGATACGAGTTTCTTCTTGTAAAGCCATCAGATGTGCCCGTCTACGTGGAAAACGGGGTGGCTGACCTTGGCGTGGTGGGCAGAGATGTGCTCCTTGAGAAAAAGCCAGACCTGTATGTGCTCCTTGACCTTGGCATAGGCTTCTGCAAGATTGTGGTGGCAGGAAAGGAGGAAGGCAGAGAAAGATACCTGAAAAGCTCTTACCTCAAGGTAGCTACCAAGTATCCACGCATCACTCAGGAGTTTTTCTCAGAAAAGGGCGTGAGATGTAAGGTAATTCCACTGAGTGGCTCTGTAGAACTGGCTCCCATCATGGGACTTTCCGACTTTATAGTGGACCTTGTGCAGACGGGAAGGACTCTGAAGGAAAACAACCTAGTGGTTGTGGAAGAGATAACCACATCCACTGCCATGCTTGTTTGCAACAGGGCAAGCTACAGAAACATGCGGGAGGAGGTGATGGAAATCTTAGAAAAGCTCTTGTAA
- a CDS encoding DUF2283 domain-containing protein, giving the protein MRITYDPVADAVYVYLREVETVRVARTEEIAEGILVDYDHEGNPVGIEILWLKERKADLSTITTTIYSHSASG; this is encoded by the coding sequence ATGAGGATAACCTACGACCCAGTGGCTGATGCGGTGTATGTTTACCTGAGGGAGGTGGAAACTGTTCGTGTGGCACGCACTGAAGAAATAGCTGAGGGTATATTAGTAGACTACGACCACGAGGGCAATCCCGTCGGCATAGAAATCCTATGGCTGAAGGAAAGGAAGGCAGACCTAAGCACCATAACCACCACCATCTACTCACATTCTGCAAGCGGATAG